From one Plantibacter flavus genomic stretch:
- a CDS encoding DNA polymerase Y family protein — MTTEPPAGPVERTMVLWCPDWPIVAARLSGTLSEDTADAPLALVEHGEVLACDASARRAGVRRGLRVREAEARCPELATADYDPVVDTRAFEPILLGIEELMPGVQPFRAGLCAIRSRGPSRYYGGESAAAEVLLARLDELGVPDARIGIADGPFAAEQAARSTAFQQDGSRIIAIPSGASPAFLAPLPLSTLGRPELSSLLHRLGISTLGAFGALPATEVRDRFGPDGARAHRLAAGADARSVVPRVPPTELAVSIAFEPPLDRIDQLTFGFRQSAERFITGLAEAGLVTTAITISMRSERGERSTRTWLHPRWFTAGDVLDRVRWQLQGASDIDHGLASPVELVEVVPETLDDAAEHEEGLWGSGPDERIHSGLARVQSMLGHDGVVTAVPSGGRLLLDRRILVPWGSVPPGGEAAVAERRNRPWPGTIPGAAPSTVFDTAVPVEVVDATGQTVAVDERSTVSAAPARFFALSDWHVIHGWAGPWSIDERWWDDDGHHRVHRLQVLDDKGDAWLLLLEEQHWRAEARYD, encoded by the coding sequence ATGACGACCGAACCGCCTGCGGGACCGGTCGAGCGCACCATGGTCCTCTGGTGTCCCGACTGGCCGATCGTGGCGGCACGACTCTCTGGAACGCTGTCCGAGGACACGGCCGACGCTCCGCTGGCCCTGGTCGAGCATGGTGAGGTCCTGGCCTGCGACGCCAGCGCACGTCGAGCAGGAGTGCGGCGTGGACTCCGTGTCCGCGAGGCCGAGGCCCGCTGTCCGGAACTGGCGACCGCCGACTACGACCCGGTCGTCGACACCCGCGCCTTCGAGCCGATCCTCCTCGGCATCGAGGAGCTCATGCCGGGCGTCCAGCCCTTCCGGGCCGGGCTCTGCGCCATCCGATCCCGAGGACCGAGCAGATACTACGGCGGTGAGTCGGCTGCGGCAGAGGTCCTCCTGGCCCGTCTCGACGAGCTCGGTGTCCCCGATGCACGGATCGGCATCGCCGACGGCCCCTTCGCCGCGGAGCAGGCCGCGAGGTCCACCGCGTTCCAGCAGGACGGTTCCCGGATCATCGCCATCCCCTCCGGGGCCTCTCCCGCCTTCCTGGCCCCACTCCCCCTGTCCACCCTCGGGCGCCCCGAACTCAGCTCACTGCTGCACCGGCTCGGGATCAGCACCCTGGGGGCGTTCGGCGCACTGCCCGCGACCGAGGTCCGCGACCGCTTCGGCCCCGACGGCGCCCGAGCGCACCGCCTCGCAGCCGGCGCGGACGCCCGAAGCGTCGTCCCTCGGGTGCCGCCGACAGAGCTGGCCGTGTCGATCGCCTTCGAGCCCCCGCTCGACCGCATCGACCAGCTGACCTTCGGGTTCCGGCAGTCCGCGGAACGGTTCATCACCGGCCTGGCGGAGGCCGGCCTCGTGACCACCGCGATCACGATCAGCATGCGGAGCGAGCGCGGGGAGCGCTCCACCCGCACCTGGCTCCACCCACGCTGGTTCACCGCCGGCGACGTCCTCGATCGCGTGCGCTGGCAGTTGCAGGGCGCGTCCGACATCGATCACGGACTCGCCTCCCCCGTCGAACTCGTCGAGGTCGTCCCGGAGACCCTCGACGACGCTGCGGAACACGAGGAAGGACTCTGGGGCAGCGGACCGGACGAACGTATCCACAGCGGACTCGCCCGCGTCCAGAGCATGCTCGGCCACGATGGCGTCGTGACCGCGGTGCCGTCCGGCGGCCGCCTCCTCCTCGACCGCCGCATCCTCGTCCCCTGGGGCAGCGTTCCGCCGGGTGGTGAGGCGGCCGTGGCCGAACGTCGGAACCGGCCGTGGCCCGGGACCATCCCGGGAGCGGCTCCGTCGACCGTCTTCGACACCGCCGTGCCGGTCGAGGTCGTCGACGCGACGGGTCAGACTGTGGCCGTCGACGAGCGCAGCACCGTGAGTGCAGCACCAGCACGGTTCTTCGCCCTCTCGGACTGGCACGTCATCCACGGTTGGGCCGGTCCCTGGAGCATCGACGAACGCTGGTGGGACGACGACGGCCACCATCGCGTCCACCGTCTCCAGGTCCTCGACGACAAGGGTGACGCCTGGCTGCTCCTGTTGGAGGAGCAGCACTGGAGGGCCGAGGCCCGCTACGACTGA
- a CDS encoding SOS response-associated peptidase, with the protein MCGRFVVTESTEELIELFDIDHAAAELPGPSYNVRPTEQIPIILDSVKTGPAVRRLESARWSLVPSFATELKSQYPTFNARAEEVTTKPTFAPSVKQKRALVPAAGYYEWHTEGATKTPYYVQTAGGEPIVFAALYSWWRDRSRPDDDPRRWVLSATILTRPAVGPLQELHPRTPVTLPPECWDAWLDPHHEADQDEVDEMVSAATDVAEQLVFHRVAPLQGDGPELILPVQE; encoded by the coding sequence ATGTGCGGACGTTTCGTCGTGACCGAATCCACCGAGGAACTCATCGAGCTCTTCGACATCGACCACGCGGCTGCCGAGCTGCCCGGGCCCTCGTACAACGTGCGCCCGACCGAGCAGATCCCGATCATCCTCGACTCGGTGAAGACGGGGCCGGCGGTCCGCCGGCTCGAATCGGCGCGGTGGTCACTCGTGCCGTCGTTCGCCACCGAGCTGAAGAGTCAGTACCCGACCTTCAACGCTCGCGCGGAGGAGGTCACCACCAAGCCCACCTTCGCGCCATCGGTCAAACAGAAGCGCGCATTGGTCCCCGCCGCCGGGTACTACGAGTGGCACACCGAGGGCGCGACGAAGACCCCGTACTACGTGCAGACCGCTGGTGGTGAACCGATCGTCTTCGCGGCCCTCTACTCGTGGTGGCGCGACCGCTCGCGACCGGACGACGACCCGCGGCGTTGGGTGCTGAGCGCGACCATCCTCACGCGGCCGGCGGTCGGTCCCTTGCAGGAGCTGCACCCACGGACGCCCGTGACGCTGCCTCCGGAATGCTGGGACGCCTGGCTCGATCCGCACCACGAGGCCGACCAGGACGAGGTCGACGAGATGGTGTCCGCAGCGACCGACGTCGCCGAGCAGCTCGTCTTCCACCGGGTGGCGCCGTTGCAGGGCGATGGACCGGAGCTCATCCTCCCCGTCCAGGAGTAG
- a CDS encoding cold-shock protein: protein MSTGTVKWFNAEKGFGFITPDDGSADVFAHFSAIATSGYRSLEENQKVEFETNQGPKGLQAENIRPL from the coding sequence ATGTCAACTGGAACTGTGAAGTGGTTCAACGCCGAAAAGGGCTTCGGATTCATCACTCCTGACGACGGCAGCGCCGACGTCTTCGCACACTTCTCCGCCATCGCGACGAGCGGCTACCGCTCGCTCGAGGAGAACCAGAAGGTCGAGTTCGAGACCAACCAGGGCCCCAAGGGCCTGCAGGCCGAGAACATCCGCCCCCTCTGA
- a CDS encoding fatty acid desaturase family protein produces the protein MSTEAILGPVRATSPRKPGAANVTSSYSSLLKTVREAGLLRRHRTFYILTFSFLVIALLGCVTGFVLLRESWFQLLIAGALGIILTQFAFLAHEASHRQVFDSGRANDRAGRFLAAGIVGISYSWWMTKHTRHHANPNQVTKDPDIEIDTISFIEEDAAKAKGLQALITRKQGYLFFPLLMLEGINLHALSFKTLFGPGKVDGRAAEISMIVARVGLYLAAIFLFLPVGMAFAFLGVQLAVFGVYMGASFAPNHKGMPIIPADMKLDFLRKQVLTSRNVRGFGMATFMGGLNYQIEHHLFPSMPRPALARARVIVREHCETQQVPYTETTLLQSYAIVIEYLNRVGLSARDPFDCPAAANFRRR, from the coding sequence ATGTCAACTGAAGCCATCCTCGGCCCGGTTCGTGCCACGAGCCCCCGCAAGCCCGGCGCTGCGAACGTCACCAGCTCCTACTCGTCGCTGTTGAAGACGGTTCGCGAAGCAGGACTCCTCCGCCGCCACCGCACGTTCTACATCCTCACGTTCTCGTTCCTCGTGATCGCGCTCCTCGGCTGCGTCACCGGCTTCGTCCTGCTCCGCGAGTCGTGGTTCCAGTTGCTCATCGCCGGCGCGCTCGGCATCATCCTCACCCAGTTCGCCTTCCTCGCCCACGAGGCATCGCACCGTCAGGTCTTCGATTCGGGCCGGGCGAACGACCGCGCCGGTCGCTTCCTCGCTGCGGGCATCGTCGGCATCAGCTACTCGTGGTGGATGACGAAGCACACGCGCCACCACGCGAACCCGAACCAGGTCACCAAGGACCCCGACATCGAGATCGACACGATCTCCTTCATCGAGGAGGACGCGGCGAAGGCCAAGGGCCTGCAGGCGCTGATCACCCGGAAGCAGGGCTACCTCTTCTTCCCTCTCCTCATGCTGGAGGGCATCAACCTCCACGCGCTGTCCTTCAAGACCCTCTTCGGTCCGGGCAAGGTCGACGGCCGCGCCGCCGAGATCAGCATGATCGTCGCCCGCGTCGGTCTGTACCTGGCCGCGATCTTCCTCTTCCTGCCCGTCGGCATGGCGTTCGCGTTCCTCGGCGTCCAGCTCGCGGTCTTCGGCGTCTACATGGGTGCGTCCTTCGCGCCGAACCACAAGGGCATGCCGATCATCCCGGCCGACATGAAGCTCGACTTCCTCCGCAAGCAGGTGCTGACCTCGCGCAACGTCCGCGGCTTCGGCATGGCCACCTTCATGGGCGGCCTGAACTACCAGATCGAGCACCACCTGTTCCCGAGCATGCCTCGCCCGGCTCTGGCCCGTGCTCGCGTCATCGTTCGAGAGCACTGCGAGACCCAGCAGGTGCCGTACACGGAGACGACCCTGCTGCAGTCCTACGCCATCGTCATCGAGTACCTCAACCGGGTCGGACTCTCAGCCCGCGACCCGTTCGACTGCCCGGCGGCGGCGAACTTCCGCCGCCGGTAA
- a CDS encoding MBL fold metallo-hydrolase, translated as MRLTKFEHAAFLLETDGAKLIVDPGAFTSPIADVEHTAAVLITHLHPDHWTAEHLDRILAASPEAVLYGPAGVAAAADGYDITVVAPGDVVEAGPFTLRFFGGTHAVIHSSIPVIDNVGVLINDLVYYPGDSFAVPEGVDVDLLAAPAGAPWMKISEGMDFVTAVAPKRAFGTHEMVLSGPGQSMSHDRLQWATEQGGGTYYPLAPLDTLEV; from the coding sequence ATGAGACTCACGAAGTTCGAACATGCAGCATTCCTCCTCGAGACGGACGGCGCCAAGCTGATCGTCGACCCGGGCGCGTTCACGTCGCCGATCGCCGATGTGGAGCACACCGCGGCGGTCCTGATCACGCACCTGCACCCCGACCATTGGACCGCGGAGCACCTCGACCGCATCCTCGCCGCGAGCCCGGAGGCCGTCCTCTACGGACCGGCCGGTGTCGCCGCCGCCGCGGACGGGTACGACATCACCGTCGTCGCCCCGGGAGACGTGGTCGAAGCGGGGCCGTTCACGCTCCGGTTCTTCGGCGGGACCCACGCGGTCATCCATTCGTCGATCCCGGTGATCGACAACGTCGGCGTCCTCATCAACGACCTCGTGTACTACCCCGGCGATTCCTTCGCCGTCCCCGAGGGCGTCGACGTCGACCTCCTGGCCGCGCCGGCCGGTGCACCGTGGATGAAGATCTCCGAGGGCATGGACTTCGTCACCGCCGTCGCGCCGAAGCGCGCGTTCGGGACGCATGAGATGGTGCTCTCAGGGCCGGGACAGAGCATGTCGCACGACCGCCTGCAGTGGGCGACCGAACAGGGCGGCGGGACCTACTACCCGCTCGCCCCGCTCGACACGCTCGAGGTCTGA
- a CDS encoding diacylglycerol/lipid kinase family protein encodes MTTQPRRIGVAINPTASFGSTRAVGPMVLDALEQAGHRVVRLQERTVGQLRSAVQTAIETGLDALVVVGGDGMVSLAVEAVRDSGLPFGVVPSGTGNDIARGLGIPLGDPAAAIASLLRALEGGPRVIDAGTVTDGERTTWFVGAVSAGFDALVNERANRMRRPRGRSRYTIAILRELLALRPRRYELTVDGTPETVDAVLLAVANNTSIGGGMLIAPQADLADGRFDLFVVAPVSRFRFLRLFPKVFSGAHTGLDIVRLSRVRSVSIAADGITAYADGERIGPLPVTIDVVPGALRVLV; translated from the coding sequence GTGACCACGCAGCCCCGACGCATCGGCGTCGCCATCAACCCGACCGCGTCGTTCGGCTCGACCCGAGCCGTCGGCCCGATGGTGCTCGACGCCCTCGAGCAAGCCGGGCACCGCGTCGTCCGCCTGCAGGAGCGGACCGTCGGGCAGCTCCGGAGCGCGGTGCAGACGGCGATCGAGACCGGGTTGGACGCGCTCGTCGTCGTCGGTGGCGACGGCATGGTGAGTCTGGCCGTCGAGGCGGTGCGTGACTCGGGCCTGCCGTTCGGCGTGGTCCCGTCCGGTACGGGCAACGACATCGCCAGGGGACTCGGGATCCCGCTGGGGGATCCCGCAGCCGCGATCGCGTCCCTGCTCCGTGCGCTCGAGGGTGGGCCGCGCGTGATCGACGCAGGCACGGTGACGGACGGCGAGCGGACGACCTGGTTCGTCGGTGCGGTGTCCGCAGGCTTCGACGCCCTCGTCAACGAACGGGCGAACCGCATGCGACGGCCGCGCGGGCGCAGTCGGTACACGATCGCGATCCTCCGTGAGCTCCTGGCCCTGCGCCCCCGCCGGTACGAGCTGACCGTGGACGGGACGCCGGAGACGGTCGACGCCGTCCTCCTCGCCGTGGCGAACAACACCTCGATCGGTGGTGGCATGCTCATCGCGCCGCAGGCGGACCTCGCCGACGGCCGATTCGACCTGTTCGTCGTCGCACCCGTGTCCCGGTTCCGGTTCCTCCGGCTGTTCCCCAAGGTCTTCTCGGGTGCCCACACCGGCCTCGACATCGTGCGCCTGTCGCGGGTCCGTTCCGTCTCGATCGCCGCGGACGGCATCACGGCCTATGCCGACGGGGAGCGCATCGGTCCGCTGCCGGTCACGATCGACGTGGTCCCCGGAGCCCTCCGCGTCCTCGTCTGA
- a CDS encoding trypsin-like serine peptidase → MTVKQKRRAPATAAVLILAALLTGCSIPVTGEAVAGGAGPVVDVAGGTDDTLRKDFDASPQEVNDYWTEDKFGGATAPDLKPGEDTLTGDQATGVVVHPSTGVGPDVDVKAIAPTAAGDPYPATGLAAATQGRLYFSIGGATYVCSASVVNAPTMDLVLTAGHCVWDTYGKQLAENIIFIPADAANGQTQPYGQWAGVSTYVPDEFTSEATSDASGATSGNGWAYDFAFIRLAPNAAGQKIQEVTGGQGISFGTPPEGITVIGYPSAAPFDGQSQRYCASQAATKGYAGYRVDCLMTPGCSGGGWLTRLDPATGAGYVTSVTSRGDGSWLEGPVLGQRALTLYNDALAEGS, encoded by the coding sequence GTGACCGTGAAGCAGAAGCGCCGCGCTCCGGCGACAGCCGCAGTCCTGATCCTCGCCGCGCTGCTGACGGGGTGTTCCATCCCGGTGACGGGGGAGGCAGTGGCCGGCGGTGCGGGCCCGGTCGTCGACGTGGCCGGCGGCACCGACGACACCCTGCGCAAGGACTTCGACGCGAGCCCCCAGGAGGTCAACGACTACTGGACCGAGGACAAGTTCGGGGGAGCGACGGCACCGGACCTGAAGCCGGGCGAGGACACGCTCACGGGTGACCAGGCCACCGGGGTGGTCGTACACCCGAGTACCGGCGTCGGTCCCGACGTCGACGTCAAGGCCATCGCCCCGACAGCGGCCGGCGATCCGTACCCGGCGACCGGACTGGCGGCGGCGACGCAGGGACGTCTCTACTTCTCCATCGGCGGCGCCACCTACGTCTGCTCCGCGAGCGTCGTCAACGCTCCGACCATGGACCTCGTCCTGACGGCGGGTCACTGCGTCTGGGACACGTACGGCAAACAGCTCGCCGAGAACATCATCTTCATCCCGGCCGACGCGGCCAACGGCCAGACCCAGCCCTACGGGCAATGGGCCGGGGTCAGCACCTACGTGCCCGACGAGTTCACGAGTGAGGCGACCTCGGACGCCAGCGGTGCGACGAGCGGCAACGGCTGGGCCTACGACTTCGCCTTCATCCGACTCGCTCCGAATGCTGCAGGCCAGAAGATCCAGGAGGTGACCGGCGGACAGGGCATCTCCTTCGGTACCCCGCCTGAGGGCATCACCGTGATCGGCTACCCGTCGGCTGCCCCGTTCGACGGGCAGTCGCAGCGCTACTGCGCGAGCCAGGCCGCCACCAAGGGTTATGCCGGCTACCGGGTCGACTGCCTCATGACCCCGGGTTGCTCGGGCGGCGGCTGGCTCACCCGGCTGGATCCCGCCACCGGTGCCGGGTACGTCACCTCGGTCACCTCGCGCGGCGACGGTTCCTGGCTCGAGGGCCCCGTCCTCGGACAGCGGGCGCTCACCCTGTACAACGACGCTCTGGCGGAGGGGTCATGA
- a CDS encoding DUF4333 domain-containing protein, translated as MTDDQKPEDLGKPPVGGPLRPDQQPPGFPDPNAPRLEFGPGSPQRQTPPQNGAPQNGAPQGQNGPPQGAPSQNGPSQPSAPGQTGGGPRPQGGAPGQQSNGPAPQPPAQPGAPFTGAPSGQPWAQQQQRPSNAGPNQQPQQQGRPGGPDGFRPPTSNGQPGHTPGGPQQGQAPGQAPQGRPLGAPQGQPQGQPQGPQGQPPYGQARPTGPQPFGPGQAQHPNGPFQPGPQQHGSQSGPQQTGPFRPGPEYGVAGQQPAPSRKPARKPLGRKLWIGVLIGAVAASLIAVPLTLLSVGRLFTPMLDRASVQTGVAEVLKQDFGLADVEKVECPSDQPATTGTQFECTFSYNAKSYPVAVEVINDQGQYRVGIDAPK; from the coding sequence ATGACCGACGACCAGAAGCCCGAGGACCTCGGAAAGCCCCCGGTCGGCGGCCCCCTGCGCCCCGACCAGCAGCCGCCGGGATTCCCCGACCCGAACGCACCCCGCCTGGAGTTCGGACCGGGAAGCCCGCAGCGTCAGACGCCGCCGCAGAACGGTGCACCCCAGAACGGCGCGCCGCAGGGTCAGAACGGACCGCCGCAGGGCGCCCCGTCGCAGAACGGCCCGTCTCAGCCGTCCGCGCCTGGTCAGACCGGTGGAGGGCCTCGTCCGCAGGGAGGCGCCCCCGGGCAGCAGTCCAACGGTCCTGCGCCGCAGCCGCCCGCCCAGCCCGGAGCGCCGTTCACCGGCGCACCAAGCGGGCAGCCGTGGGCGCAGCAGCAGCAGCGGCCCTCGAACGCAGGTCCGAACCAGCAGCCGCAGCAGCAGGGGCGGCCAGGCGGTCCGGACGGGTTCCGGCCCCCGACATCGAATGGTCAGCCCGGTCACACGCCCGGGGGTCCTCAGCAGGGTCAGGCCCCCGGACAGGCTCCGCAGGGACGTCCGCTCGGCGCGCCGCAGGGCCAGCCGCAGGGTCAGCCTCAGGGGCCACAGGGTCAGCCGCCCTACGGTCAGGCACGCCCGACCGGGCCACAGCCCTTCGGTCCGGGACAGGCGCAGCACCCGAACGGCCCGTTCCAGCCAGGTCCACAGCAGCATGGATCGCAGTCCGGTCCACAGCAGACCGGTCCGTTCCGTCCCGGCCCCGAGTACGGCGTCGCGGGCCAGCAGCCTGCTCCGAGCCGGAAACCCGCGCGCAAGCCGCTCGGGCGCAAGCTCTGGATCGGCGTGCTCATCGGTGCGGTCGCCGCATCGCTCATCGCCGTCCCGCTCACCCTCCTCTCGGTCGGTCGCCTGTTCACGCCGATGCTCGACCGCGCCTCGGTGCAGACCGGTGTGGCCGAGGTGCTCAAACAGGACTTCGGCCTCGCGGACGTCGAGAAGGTCGAGTGCCCGAGTGACCAGCCGGCCACGACCGGGACGCAGTTCGAGTGCACGTTCTCGTACAACGCGAAGAGCTACCCGGTGGCCGTCGAGGTCATCAACGACCAGGGGCAGTACCGCGTCGGGATCGACGCGCCGAAGTAG
- the leuC gene encoding 3-isopropylmalate dehydratase large subunit, whose amino-acid sequence MSQLNADPSVPSIPEHPRTLAEKVWDDHLVVKGEDGTPDLIYIDLHLVHEVTSPQAFDGLRLADRPLRRVDLTIATEDHNTPTLAIDKPIADLTSRTQIETLRRNAAEFGVRIHSLGDLDQGIVHVVGPQLGLTMPGITVVCGDSHTSTHGAFGAMAFGIGTSEVEHVMATQTLPLKPFKTMAITVEGTLRPGVTAKDIILAVIAKIGTGGGQGYVLEYRGSAIRALSMEGRMTICNMSIEAGARAGMVAPDQITYDYLQGRPHAPTGADWDEAVAYWDTLATDEGAAFDAEVFLDADTLEPFVTWGTNPGQGVSLSENVPDPAAIADPNERSAAERALEYMALEAGTPMKEIPVDAVFMGSCTNSRIEDLRAFASIIEGRTKAEGVRVMVVPGSARVRIEAEAEGLDKIITDFGAEWRFAGCSMCLGMNPDQLAPGERCASTSNRNFEGRQGKGGRTHLVSPLVAAATAIRGTLSSPGDLEVEPGRHAATEQEGVHA is encoded by the coding sequence ATGTCGCAGCTGAACGCCGATCCGTCCGTCCCGAGCATTCCCGAGCATCCACGCACGCTCGCCGAGAAGGTCTGGGACGACCACCTCGTCGTCAAGGGTGAGGACGGCACGCCCGACCTCATCTACATCGACCTGCACCTCGTCCACGAGGTGACGAGCCCGCAGGCCTTCGACGGCCTTCGCCTGGCCGACCGGCCGCTGCGTCGCGTCGACCTCACGATCGCGACCGAGGACCACAACACCCCGACGCTCGCGATCGACAAGCCGATCGCCGACCTCACCAGCCGTACGCAGATCGAGACCCTCCGTCGCAACGCCGCGGAGTTCGGGGTGCGGATCCACTCCCTCGGCGATCTCGATCAGGGGATCGTGCACGTCGTCGGGCCGCAGCTCGGCCTCACGATGCCCGGGATCACGGTCGTCTGCGGCGACTCGCACACCTCGACCCACGGCGCCTTCGGGGCCATGGCCTTCGGTATCGGCACCAGCGAGGTCGAGCACGTCATGGCCACGCAGACGCTGCCGCTGAAGCCATTCAAGACCATGGCGATCACCGTCGAGGGCACGCTGCGGCCGGGGGTGACCGCGAAGGACATCATCCTCGCCGTCATCGCGAAGATCGGCACCGGCGGCGGGCAGGGCTACGTCCTCGAATACCGCGGCTCGGCGATCCGTGCGCTCTCCATGGAGGGCCGCATGACGATCTGCAACATGTCGATCGAGGCCGGAGCCCGCGCCGGCATGGTCGCCCCGGACCAGATCACCTACGACTACCTGCAGGGTCGTCCGCACGCACCGACCGGAGCCGACTGGGACGAGGCCGTCGCCTACTGGGACACGCTTGCGACCGACGAGGGCGCCGCCTTCGACGCCGAGGTCTTCCTCGACGCCGACACGCTGGAGCCCTTCGTCACGTGGGGCACCAACCCCGGACAGGGCGTCTCGCTGAGCGAGAACGTGCCCGACCCGGCGGCCATCGCCGACCCGAACGAGCGGTCCGCCGCCGAGCGCGCCCTGGAGTACATGGCGCTCGAGGCCGGCACTCCGATGAAGGAGATCCCGGTGGACGCGGTCTTCATGGGCTCCTGCACGAACAGCCGGATCGAAGACCTGCGGGCGTTCGCATCCATCATCGAGGGCCGCACGAAGGCCGAGGGGGTGCGGGTCATGGTGGTCCCGGGTTCCGCCCGGGTTCGGATCGAGGCGGAGGCCGAGGGGCTCGACAAGATCATCACCGACTTCGGTGCGGAGTGGCGGTTCGCCGGATGCTCCATGTGCCTCGGGATGAACCCCGACCAGCTCGCTCCGGGCGAGCGCTGCGCCTCGACGTCGAACCGGAACTTCGAGGGCCGTCAGGGCAAGGGTGGCCGCACGCACCTCGTCTCGCCGCTCGTCGCCGCGGCGACCGCCATCCGTGGAACGCTCTCCAGCCCGGGCGACCTCGAGGTCGAGCCCGGTAGACACGCCGCCACCGAGCAGGAAGGCGTGCACGCCTGA
- the leuD gene encoding 3-isopropylmalate dehydratase small subunit: MDKFTTVTGIAAPMRRSNVDTDQIIPAVYLKRVTKTGFEDALFAGWRQDPDFVLNQPVYEGASILVAGHDFGTGSSREHAVWALRDFGFKVVVSSRFGDIFRGNSGKQGLLAAQVTEEELEQLWAAIEAAPGTDSVVDLISRTITVGDLTVSFQVDDYTRWRLIEGLDDIGLTLRSEEQITAFEARRPNWLPRTIPVK; encoded by the coding sequence ATGGACAAGTTCACGACCGTCACCGGCATCGCCGCTCCGATGCGACGCTCCAACGTCGACACCGACCAGATCATCCCCGCCGTCTACCTGAAGCGGGTCACGAAGACCGGCTTCGAGGACGCGCTCTTCGCGGGGTGGCGTCAGGACCCCGACTTCGTCCTGAACCAGCCCGTCTACGAGGGTGCCAGCATTCTCGTCGCGGGGCACGACTTCGGCACCGGCTCGTCGCGTGAGCACGCCGTGTGGGCCTTGCGGGACTTCGGGTTCAAGGTCGTCGTGTCGTCCCGCTTCGGCGACATCTTCCGCGGGAACTCCGGCAAGCAGGGCCTCCTGGCCGCCCAGGTCACGGAGGAGGAGCTCGAGCAGCTCTGGGCTGCGATCGAGGCCGCCCCCGGCACCGATTCCGTCGTCGACCTCATCTCCCGGACCATCACGGTCGGCGATCTCACGGTTTCGTTCCAGGTCGACGATTACACTCGGTGGCGGCTCATCGAAGGACTCGATGACATCGGGCTGACGCTCCGTAGCGAGGAGCAGATCACCGCATTCGAAGCCCGGCGGCCGAACTGGCTGCCCCGCACCATTCCCGTCAAGTAG